GCATTTCAGGCCAATCGGGTTCTTGATGCCGCGCACGAATTCGATCTGGGCGTGGTCTTCCTGATGAGTCCGGGCGCCGATCCAGACGAAGTGGGCGGAGGTGTCGTACCAGTCGCCCGTGAGGCTGTCGGTGCGGGTCATGGCTTCCTCGTATGGAAGAAGCAGGGCTTCGTGCGAGGTATAGAAGCTGGTCTCGCGGATCGAGGGGACGACATCGGCGGTGATGCCGCAGGCGGCCATGAAACGCAGGGCATCGTCGATGCGGTCCGCGAGATCCTGATAGCGTTCGCCGAGCGGACTGTTTTCCACGAAACCGAGGTTCCACTGGTGAACCTTGTTGAGGTCGGCATACCCGCCCGAGGCAAAGGCGCGCAGGAGGTTGAGGGTCGCGGCAGCCTGATTGTATCCCTTGACCATGCGCTGAGGGTCGGGTTCGCGGGCTTCAGGGGTAAAATCGAACGCGTTGATGTTGTCACCCCGGTAGCTTGGAAGAGTCATCCCGTCTTTTGTTTCCATATCCTCGGAGCGCGGTTTGGCATATTGTCCGGCCATGCGGCCCACCTTTACGACGGGCAGGGAGCCGGAATAGGTCAGGATCACGGCCATCTGCAGCAGGACGCGGAAGGAGTCGCGGATTTTATTGGCGTTGAATTCGGCAAAACTTTCGGCGCAGTCGCCGCCCTGCAGGAGGAACCCCTGTCCTGCCGAGACCTGCCCCAGCTTTTTCATCAGGTCGCGGGCTTCCCCGGCAAAAACGAGAGGCGGCATCGCGGCGATTTCGCGCTCGGCAGCCTTGAGCGCCACCTCGTCCTTATAGACGGGAAGCTGCTTGACGGGCTTTTCTCTCCATGATTGCGGGGTCCAGGTTTTCGACATTCGGTGCTCCTTTGCACTCATTCGCAGATTTGGAAAGGAAGTTATGCATAAATCGCCCTGTTTTAGCAATTCTTTAAGAAAAAAAACACCAAATCGGGCCTCTTAGGCGCATTCTTCAGACTTTTTTCAGGGGTTGGCGGTATAACTTATTGAGGCATTTTAACAATTTCATTTTTTATCCTTATTATGAACTCTTCGGGCGTGAGTGTTTTGAAACAGGACTATCCGGCTTCTTCGATTTCGTGCTGGGCGGGGGCGTTTTCAGCTCTCGGCCCTGTTCTTGCGTCCGTCACTCAAACCGAACAAGGTCTTTCTCACAATGCGGTGCTGAAGAGTTTCGATCTCCTTGAAGACTCCCTGAAAAATCTAAAAAAGCCCGGAGAAGATATTTTTGCCACGGATACGCTTGTCGATGCGGGGGGCGATTATACTTTGAGCGGCCTTGCGTTTTTGGCGCTTGAGAAGCTTGGATTCGAGGGAGAGGATGAAATCCTCGTCCGGCCCCTACTGGTGGCCAGCGTTCTGGGTGAAATCCCACATACACTGTCGTACCATAACACCGCCCATTTCCGTAAAGTCCTTTATCACGCGATTCGCTTGATCGTCACGGACCGGACGCTTTCCGGTCCGGCGCAGCCGGGTCTTTCGAAGGAACAAGCCGTCTTGCTGATGATCGCCGCCTGCATCCACGATCTGGGGCATGACGGGTCGAGCAACATTGCCAGTGGGCAGTACGAGCCGGGGCGTCTGGAACAACGGTCCTGCGCTCTTGCCGAGCCTTATCTGACGGCGGCGGGGATGAGCGAAGGGGCGCTCTCCTACCTGCGAACGATGGTTTTGTGTACCGATGCCAGCCGACCGGACAATCCGTCCTGTCCGCTCAGCCAGCTGAAGGCCGCCTACCATCATCATTTTTCGGAATTTTCCGGGAAATCCGAACACAGCGCGGGGCAGGTGTTCGCCTTTTTGCGGAACCGTAAAGACCTGACTCTTCTGGCGATGTACCTGCACGAGGCGGATATCATGAGTTCTGCGGGCGTGTCCTATGAGCGTACCCAGTGTGAGACGATCCAGTTCAAACAGGAGCGTGGAGAAGGGGCGGCGCGACCCTCGGATGTGCTGGAGTTTTTTGATACGATCTGCCGCGGCGGATTTTTAACGCGGGCCGGAAAGGCGCTGGCGCAAAGGCCTTATGAGTCCATTCGGGCGGCGGTCGAGCTGGATTTCGAAAGTGGAAACGCTGTGTATCGGAATCAAGAGTCCTGCTGAGATTCATGATCTTTGGGCGCGTCGGGCCATCTTCGATGCAGCCAGAGCCATTGTTCGGGATTTTCCCTGATCCATCCTTCGATGATTTCATGCGCCTGCGCGATGACGTTTTCAACAGGTAGGGGCTGTCCGTTGTCGTCGTGCGTTTTCAGAGGCGGTTCAATCGTGCCTTCGAAGCGGCAGCCCATCTTTCGCACGATTTTTGCGGGAATCAGCGGGCATTCGAACCGCTGAGCCAACTGGACGAAAATCGGGTTGGTCATGGCGGGATGGCCGAAGAAAGGGACGGATATACCCTCATTGTACTTCTGGTCGATCAGGATGCCCAGATAGCGCCCTGAGCGCAGACTGGCGATGATCGGGCGGCCGCTTTCCGCGGCCTTGCGGAACCCCTTTAGACGTCCGCCGAGACTTCTCGCCTTGTTGAGCAAAGAAGCCGTCCAGGGGTTGTTGGGTTCGCGGTAGGTCAGGTCGATTTCCTTGTTGAACTGGGTATAAAAGGCCGGGCAGTTGATTTCCCAATTTCCCAAATGAGCGCCGAAAAAAACGGCGGGGCTGCCGGATTGAAAAAGTCTTTCGAGATTTTCCTTGCCCGTGATGATCGTATAATCCCGGCTCAGGCGCTCCAGATGAGGGTATTCGGCGATGACGCGGCCCAGATTGTCCCACATTCCTTTGAGGATTTCGTTTTGTCTGGCTGTCGAGATTTCGGGGAAGGCGCGTTCGATATTCTTGCGGGCCTTGCGGGAGGCGGCGAGGCGCGGGCCAACGGTGCGCCCGATCCAGCCGCCGATGGCCGACGCCTTTTCCGGTCCCAGAATCCTGAAAATTCCGAAGAGAAGGAACAGCAGAGCGGCTTCGAGGGCATAGCGCAGTTTTTTCATGGCGCTGCCGCTTTTTTGCTTTTGATATTTTCCAGTGCCTTGCTGAGAAAATCTGTCAGGCGTTCGGGGGCGCTCCATTCCAGCGTAATCTGCAGGGTTTGAATTTGGCTGCGTCTGATTTCAGGGATGCGTACCCAGTCCTTTTCCGTGGTGATGAGAACGGCCTTTTTCAAATTGGCTTCCTGCAAAAGTTTTTGCATCTCGCCCTCCGTGTAAGGATGGTGGTCGGCAAAGGCATGAAAAGCAGCCAGTTTCAGGCCACAATCCTCCAGCGTTTTTTTGAATTTTTCCGGGCGGCCCAGACCGGCAAAGGCGATATAGTTTTTCTGGGAATCCGGGATCAATCGCGGTTTTATAGAGGCGCCGAAGACGGGAATGTGCGCGGGGATTTTATTGGTTATGCTGCGCTGATCTTCGCCAATCAGGATAATTGCATCGGTTCGCTCCAGAGCTTCGTTCAGCGGTTCACGCAGCGGCCCTGCAGGAAGGAGCTTTCCGTTACCCAGTCCACCTGGTCCATCGATAACCAGAAAGGAGACGTTTTTCTTCAATGACGGATTTTGAAAACCGTCATCCATCAGGATCAGGTCTGCGCCGCAGCGTTCGGCGATTTTGGCACCTTCCGGGCGGCTGCGGCTGATAATTACCTGTCCTTCTTTCGCCAGCAGCAGGGGCTCGTCGCCGACTTCAGAAAATCTGTGTGTGTCGTGATCGACTAAAACCGGGCCGGGAAGCGCACCTCCGTAGCCGCGGGAGAGGATGAAGGGGGTTTTTGACAGATTATTCGCACGCAATAGTTCTCTTAATGCGCTTACAGCCGGGGTTTTTCCGCTGCCGCCGCTGACGATATTGCCGACGCAGAGGACGGGGATATTCGCTTTTTCGGTTTTGATTCCGCTGTTTCTGATTTTCCGTCCGGCTTCGTAGAGCCACGTTAAGGGTGTCAGCGCAATTTCCGCCATCGAAGCGGGGCTTGTGGCAGGGCGGTACCAGAAAGCGGGGGTTTTGAGAGGCATCTCAGCCGCAGGTTCTTTTGGGTTCCGGGAAATCTTCATCTTCCTCAGTGCCGATTCCGGTTTTTTGGAGCAGCGGCTCAAGAGTGCTCATGACCTTTTCGATGACCCCTGCCTTTTCCTTGGAAAACTGCAGCCCTTTTTCCTGCAGGGCTTTTATGCGTGACGGGTTTTTGAGCAGGTCGAGCAGCGTTCCCGTCATCGCGCTTTCGTGCGCGACGCGTAAGGCTGCGCCATACCCATCCATTTCATCATAGATTTGCCGGAGGTTCTGGATGTTGGGACCATGCAGAACGGCGCAGCCCCGTTGCGCGGCTTCCAGCGGGTTATGGCCGCCGCCGCCATCGTCGCTGAAGGACCGTCCGATGCAGGCCAGTGGGCAGAGGCTGTAGAACAAGCCCAGTTCGCCCAGCGTATCGGCGATGTAGAGATCGTCCTGTGGGTTGGGTGGGTGCTTCTTTTCTCCGCGGAAGCTGACGGCCACATCGTAATCCGCCAGAGCCGTTTTGATGTCATCCCGGCGTTCGGGATGGCGGGGGACGATGATTGTCAGGAGTCCCGGCAGGTGCCTTTTCAGAATGATATGCAGGCGGGTGGCCATTTCCTCCTCGCCCTTGTGGGTGCTGGCGAAGAGCCACAGGGGGCGTTTGCCGATTTCTTTTTGGAGCGTTTCGCGCTGGTCCGGGTCGCAGGTCAGGGGCTTCGCGCTGTATTTCAGGTTGTCCGTGACCGTGATGTTTTTTGCGCCGAGGTTTTTCAGGCGCTCTGCGTCCTCCGCCGTCTGCGCGAGAAAGATCTCGAACGTGTCCAGAGCCTGTCTGGCTAGCGGTCTGGCCATACGCCACAGGCGATAGGAGCGTGGGGATATCCGGGCGTTGATCAGGGCGGCGGGGATCCTGCGTTCACGGACTTCATGCAGCATATTGGGCCAGAGTTCGGATTCCAGCCACAGCACAAGATCGGGCGACCAGTTGTCGAGAAAAGAGGTTACCCATTCAGGGTGGTCCAGAGGGTAGAATTGATGGATAGCGTTTTTGGGCAGCTTGTTTTCCAAAACGCGGGCGGAGGTCACGGTTCCGGTTGTAACAAGGATATTCAGATCGGGTGTGCGTTCGTTCAGCCTGTCGATGAGGATCAGGGCCGATTGCGCCTCTCCTATGCTGGCGGCGTGGAGCCAGACGAGTTGGCCAGGGGGGCGGTCGAGCTTCGAAATACCCTGCTTTTCATGGATGCGTTCGGGGAGCTCCTTGCCTTTTCTAAGACGATTATCAAGCAGACGAAGAAAAAAGTAGTCAGAATGACGAGTTAAAAGATTAAAAGTAAAAAAATACAGGCTCACAACAAAACAACCAAACCCGTTATCAACAAACAGGTAAAAATAAAAAGGTCACAGAAAAGGCGGCTAACCTAGTTCGGACGACAGCCAGGAGCGGCAGGGTCATAACGGCAACCGGGGATAATGCAAACGTGCTCATTATAGCTGGTAGGAGCCACAGCCGTGCGGGTTACAGCTACACCGGTAGGGATAGCAATATTACTCGCATTCCCCGCAGCACAGTTATTAGGATCGATAAAAGCCAAGTAAGTTTGCATAGGATCCGGAGTCCAAGGTGGAGAAGTCAGAGCCGTAGATATATTGGCGGCCCATGGGGCGGCTGCACAGTTCCGGGTTGGAAGATAGCGCTTGTCCGGCTGCGTACTGTATTCCTGGAAGGTGTAAAACCCGTCTTCTGCAGGGTTGGAGGCAAAGTTGATACACTTAGCAGCCAACCAGACTTGGTTCATCATGTCACACGTGTAGGTTCCCCCTGCGATAGGGCTTGGAATTGTATGATTAATCCCGACACCGGCGCTGTGTCCACCGAGCATATCGTAATAACCAAAGTTGGCGCTGACAAAGTTACGAAGGGATGTCCCAACAAGATTTTCGAGCGCATTATCCATACTGGTAGTAGATAGGGGGGCTCCAAACTGGCTGGTTTCGCTGAACATCTCATCGGCGTGATCGGCAAGCTCCGCCAAAAACATATCGAAACAGGTATATTCAAGTACGCTATCCGGCTTGAGTATTAAATTCTGGTTTTGTGTTATCTCCCTTTGAGCTTCCAACCATGCCCGCGCGGACAAAGTTTGATAGTAAGTTGAGTCACACGGCGTGGAGGCAATAGCAGGGGGAGCACCTGCAAAAGCTCTTTTCACAAAGGCTGGATGTACGAAAGCAGCAGCGCAAAGCACAAAGACGAATAGCAGCTTGGAACAATAAAAATCACTTAAAACTGTCTTGCTCATTTCTTTTTTCCTTCTAACTCCCATATTCTACACAAAAACTGCGCTTTTTCGCAAATAACACACCAAATTCTTAAGGCGGAGGCGGCTCACAAGTATCCGCAGTATAATCATACCAGCAACCTGGATTCGGACAGAATTTATCTTCATGTGTAGCATCCGTAGCTGTGACAAAGTGAGGGGCGCTATAGGTTGTCATATCCCAATCGTAATAATCATGGGTACGCATAGTAACCGTCAAGCCGGTCGGTATAGGCTCAGAGCAGTTATAAGTCACCGATCCCACGGTTGAGTTAGGTGCCATTAAAAGCTCAAAATACAAAATCATACCGTCATACACGGCAAACAGAAAATCACAGTTATTTGCAACCCTAATAATATCGTTCGTGACATTCGTGCTTGCAAAAGGACCGCCGCCGGCCGCAGGGCATCTCGGATTTTCTGTTATGGGCATCGGTGAGTTGGATCCCGCGCCGGGGGTCATGCCGGGGGAACATTCCTGAAGCAAAATCCGCGGATCCTGCGTTGAAAGGTCCTCGAAATTGATAAACTGATCGTCCTCTCCGAAATCCCGACACTTCGCAATATCCCAAACCGCCTGCATATGACTGCAATCGTAACTGTTCGCGCCAATCGCGCTGTAATCAAGGGTATTGTCGATAGCGCTTTCCCCACCAAGGAATGTGTGATCGAAATTGTTTGTAATATAATCCTCAAGCGTATCAAGAAGAAGAGTGTCCAACACATTATCTAGGTGGTCATCATCATAATTAACGGTGTAGGTTGTCGTGTTGGTGCCGCAACTGTCATCCCCTGTACACAGGTCAACCTCACGACTGTCAAAAGTATCCGCCTCGCTAAAGATCATTCCGGCGTTGTGGGCAGTTAGAGCAATAAACTGGTCGAAGCAGGTATATTCCAGAACGCTGTCTGGCTTGTGGATCAGCTGTTCGTTGATAATCACCTCACGGCTGGCCTCCATATAGGCCTTGGCGTAAATCTGGTTCATGAAGTTTCCATCGCACATACCGCCGGTATGTGGGGCGGCACGACCTGTTTTGGGGCCGTTCATACCGGGGTCAGTTCCGGCCGTTGTATCCGTGTTGACATCGTATCCGGTGCAGGGAATCCCCGGAGTACACGCTGCAGCAAAGGATTTCGAGGGAAGCGATATAACAATCAAAAACAGCATGAAAGCCGCAAAAAAAGGGGGCATATGTTTCTTTGAAGTGCGGAGCATCGTCTAGCCTGCAGTTTGCTTCTTCAGTATATACATTTTTGTGGGCGGATCCCAAACAAAGATATCATATCCATAATCGTTGTTGTTGCTCTGAAATGCAAGAATATCCTGTACCCCGAACGAGTATGAATTGCCCAAGGCGAGGTTCCGTGCGCTAAACTTCCCTAAAAGCACAATATTTCCGCGGCTTTCCGCCAATATCAGAAACGTACAGAGTTTTTCGTCTCCATAACATTTTTTCTGGCGCAAGATGTACTCGCTCAGGCTGTCACGATTCAAGTCCATTTCCGCAGCCTGATAATTTTCCATATTCATGTGAAGATTCGCTGTCACAAAATCAGAAATCAGCAGCTGGGCTGTGGGGGGGATCGGCTTATCGAAATCAAGAATCTCCAAAGCTTGCGCTTTTTGTGAGCCAAAAACACCGAAAACAATAACAAGTAAGGCACCAATAAAGCGGCCCATATTCATGGCTAAAACCCCGAAAATACGCGGTGGGAACATTTTAACAAACCTTAGGGGCAGGGGGCAAAGAAAAAAATCGTAGCAATTTCCTTCCAAACCCTGATTTTATTGAGTTTTTTCGGCAGTTTATTTGAGGTCTATTTCGAGAATCGCGATGTTGAGGTCGTAGGAGGTTTCCCCGTCATCCATATCCTTGTAGATTGTGCCAATAAATTCCCCGTCCATCAAAACCTCTACGGAATCCTGCGTTCTTTCGCGTTTCTTGAGGGTGATTCCTGAAAGTTTCAGCTTTTTTGCCAGATAGTTTTCCAGCTTTCTGAGTTCATCGGATGTGAAGTGCATGTTTGTCCTCTGGCGCGTTCGTTGATTCTTGATCTCTCGGTTTCAGCCCCTTGGATACGAGGTCATGACAGTGGTTGGCAAGTGTTTTTCTGTCCTTGTAGTCTTTTGCCCGCACAGGTTCTTGAAAGTGCAGGCCGATGACGGCTCCGCGGCTTTTGGCGAATCGCCAGAGATGATCGGGCAGGGGGGTGTCCATATTGATGTGCCAGGCGTAGATATCGCGTTCATCCTGCGTTTGCGGCGGTTTTCTGTTTACGGTGAGCATGGTAATTGTAAAGGGCTGTATCATCAGATTCTGCGCCTCGTCCTTGAGCGCAATCGCAAACAGACTGGATTTGAAGGGCAGGACCGCGCGTCCGTCCGTCGAGGTGCCTTCGGGGAAGAGAATCAGGCTTTTGCCATCGGTGAGCATCTTATCGAGAGCGCTTTTTTCCTTTTGTGCGTCCTCACGGGAACGGCTGATGAAGGCGGTTTGCTGAAGCTTTGAGAGGAAGCCGAAGACCGGCCAGGATTCGACATCCTTTTTTGCCACGAAGGAGGCCTTCAGGAGGCTACCGATGGCCGGGATATCGAGATAGGAGAGGTGATTGCTGACGAAAAAGGTTTGTGCGTCTGTTTGCGGCTTGCCGATGACCTGCACGCGGATCCGCAGAACGGCGCAGATGGCCTTATGCCAAAGACAAGGCACAAGGTAAGCCCCCTTTCCTCTATGAACGGCGAGTATGAGGAGTTGTAACGGGCTGACGATGATGACCAGTAGGGCGAAGATCGAAAGCTTGATGATCGCGATGAGCGTTCTCATTCGCCGTTTGAGTCCTGACCGGATGTGCCGGGCATGGTTTTCTGGATTTTGCGCTCGAAATATTTGCGGTACCGCTCGGTCATCAGGGAGGTCTGGACCACGATGCAGACATCCGTCGTGTTGAATTGTTCGTCTATTACTGCCCCTGCGCCGATGGTTGCCCCCAGGCGCAGATACCCCTTTATGAGGGGCGGGAGGGTGACGAAGGTGCGTTTTTCATTAAAGGCTTCGCGGGGCAGGATGTTCATTTCCACATAGCGGTCGGGCAGGGCGACCGGGCAAATATCCTTCTGCGTCGGGTGATAATGATGCAGGTAGGAGAGCTGCGGCGCGAGCGCCTTGATGTCCGTTCCCGAAAAACTGGCGCAGCCGAAAAGTAGTTCTATCTTGTGACCCGTGATGTAATCGGCAATCCCCTGCCACAGAAGATTGAGGATCGGCTTGGTGCGGAAGGGGGCCAGGACGCAGGAGCGGCCAAGCTCTAGCAGATATTGGCCTGAACGGATCAGGGGGGCGATGTCGTATTCGTCCTGAGAATAAAAGCGTCCGAATTTTTCCGCTATTTCCTGCCGGATCAGGCGGTAGGTGCCCACGATCTGTTCTCGGCTCGATTCAGGGTTACGGAAAAGGACAATCAGATGATCGGCGATTTTATCGAAATCGTCAAAATCGCGTTTTTGAACCTGCATGGCCTGAGAGGGTTTGGCCTTGAATTCCTCATAAAAAACCTGATAGCGCAGGCGCTGTGCCTCTTCGATTTCGGCAGGTGTTTTAGCCAGCCTTACATATGCAAACGCCGGATCTATTTCTGAGGGAGGCAAAATGTCAGGATCGGCTGCGGTCATCAATCTCATACAGGGGGTTCCGGTGCACGGCTTCAGGATTTCTGGATAAACCCCTGAAGACTATGCCTACTGACTCCAAAAAAATTTATCCTAAAGAAAAGAGGCGGGGGGTCAAGCGGATTCGCCCCGCTTCGGGGTTTTGGGTGCTTTCATCAGAAAGCCTTTGCCGCCCGGTTAGAGCTATCCTATAAGGTCTTATGTCCTCCGTGCTTTTTGTCTGTACCGGAAATATCTGCCGCTCGCCGACGGCGGAGGGAGTTTTGCGGCATAAGCTTCAATCTCTTGGTGTTCTGGACCGTTTCAGCATTGATTCAGCCGCCACCCATTCCTATCATACCGGGCATCCTCCCGATGATCGGACGGTCGCTGTGGCCCGTGAATACGGGGTTGAGCTTGGCGATCTGCGGGCGCGAACGGTCAAAGCCGCGGACTTTCAGGACTTTCAAACGATTCTGGCGATGGACCGGAACCATCTGAGAATTCTCAAGACGATGACCCCGGACTTGTATGCCGGGGAACTCCGCCTGTTCCTTGATTATTGCCCCGGAATGGAGGGGCAGGACGTGCCTGATCCCTATTACGGTGAAATCAGGGGTTTTCATGATGTCTATGCTTTGATTGAGCGGGGCGTTGACGGTTTTATGAGGAGTCTCCTGGACGCATGACCGATAGGAAAACTTCCGCAAGAAAAGCCAAGAATTCTTCCATCTCCTCTAAAAGGGAAGAGGGCGAAGAGCCGCTCTCGCAATTCTCCCTGTTCGCGGGTGATCTGGTCAGCCGCGCCTTTTCAGCCCTCAGGATCGGCGGGCGGTCAACGACCGACCTTATCCTTCGCATGATCATCGTTATCGGGATCACATGGGTACCCATGGCCATGATGTCCTGGAA
The sequence above is drawn from the Alphaproteobacteria bacterium genome and encodes:
- a CDS encoding 3-deoxy-7-phosphoheptulonate synthase class II, yielding MSKTWTPQSWREKPVKQLPVYKDEVALKAAEREIAAMPPLVFAGEARDLMKKLGQVSAGQGFLLQGGDCAESFAEFNANKIRDSFRVLLQMAVILTYSGSLPVVKVGRMAGQYAKPRSEDMETKDGMTLPSYRGDNINAFDFTPEAREPDPQRMVKGYNQAAATLNLLRAFASGGYADLNKVHQWNLGFVENSPLGERYQDLADRIDDALRFMAACGITADVVPSIRETSFYTSHEALLLPYEEAMTRTDSLTGDWYDTSAHFVWIGARTHQEDHAQIEFVRGIKNPIGLKCSPALQPDELIRLIDALNPENIPGRLTLIARMGYRQVEDKLAPLVKKVKQEGRAVVWSCDPMHGNTIKSNSGYKTRPFDHILAEVRGFFSVHRTEGTHPGGIHIEMTGQNVTECVGGAEAIGDEDLSNRYHTHCDPRLNANQALELAFLISDELKAIRSRNPDLRSLNPAAAE
- a CDS encoding lipid A biosynthesis acyltransferase yields the protein MKKLRYALEAALLFLLFGIFRILGPEKASAIGGWIGRTVGPRLAASRKARKNIERAFPEISTARQNEILKGMWDNLGRVIAEYPHLERLSRDYTIITGKENLERLFQSGSPAVFFGAHLGNWEINCPAFYTQFNKEIDLTYREPNNPWTASLLNKARSLGGRLKGFRKAAESGRPIIASLRSGRYLGILIDQKYNEGISVPFFGHPAMTNPIFVQLAQRFECPLIPAKIVRKMGCRFEGTIEPPLKTHDDNGQPLPVENVIAQAHEIIEGWIRENPEQWLWLHRRWPDAPKDHESQQDS
- the lpxK gene encoding tetraacyldisaccharide 4'-kinase — its product is MPLKTPAFWYRPATSPASMAEIALTPLTWLYEAGRKIRNSGIKTEKANIPVLCVGNIVSGGSGKTPAVSALRELLRANNLSKTPFILSRGYGGALPGPVLVDHDTHRFSEVGDEPLLLAKEGQVIISRSRPEGAKIAERCGADLILMDDGFQNPSLKKNVSFLVIDGPGGLGNGKLLPAGPLREPLNEALERTDAIILIGEDQRSITNKIPAHIPVFGASIKPRLIPDSQKNYIAFAGLGRPEKFKKTLEDCGLKLAAFHAFADHHPYTEGEMQKLLQEANLKKAVLITTEKDWVRIPEIRRSQIQTLQITLEWSAPERLTDFLSKALENIKSKKAAAP
- a CDS encoding 3-deoxy-D-manno-octulosonic acid transferase, which gives rise to MLDNRLRKGKELPERIHEKQGISKLDRPPGQLVWLHAASIGEAQSALILIDRLNERTPDLNILVTTGTVTSARVLENKLPKNAIHQFYPLDHPEWVTSFLDNWSPDLVLWLESELWPNMLHEVRERRIPAALINARISPRSYRLWRMARPLARQALDTFEIFLAQTAEDAERLKNLGAKNITVTDNLKYSAKPLTCDPDQRETLQKEIGKRPLWLFASTHKGEEEMATRLHIILKRHLPGLLTIIVPRHPERRDDIKTALADYDVAVSFRGEKKHPPNPQDDLYIADTLGELGLFYSLCPLACIGRSFSDDGGGGHNPLEAAQRGCAVLHGPNIQNLRQIYDEMDGYGAALRVAHESAMTGTLLDLLKNPSRIKALQEKGLQFSKEKAGVIEKVMSTLEPLLQKTGIGTEEDEDFPEPKRTCG
- a CDS encoding DUF3126 family protein; the encoded protein is MHFTSDELRKLENYLAKKLKLSGITLKKRERTQDSVEVLMDGEFIGTIYKDMDDGETSYDLNIAILEIDLK
- a CDS encoding 1-acyl-sn-glycerol-3-phosphate acyltransferase, whose amino-acid sequence is MRTLIAIIKLSIFALLVIIVSPLQLLILAVHRGKGAYLVPCLWHKAICAVLRIRVQVIGKPQTDAQTFFVSNHLSYLDIPAIGSLLKASFVAKKDVESWPVFGFLSKLQQTAFISRSREDAQKEKSALDKMLTDGKSLILFPEGTSTDGRAVLPFKSSLFAIALKDEAQNLMIQPFTITMLTVNRKPPQTQDERDIYAWHINMDTPLPDHLWRFAKSRGAVIGLHFQEPVRAKDYKDRKTLANHCHDLVSKGLKPRDQESTNAPEDKHALHIR
- a CDS encoding GNAT family N-acetyltransferase, whose protein sequence is MTAADPDILPPSEIDPAFAYVRLAKTPAEIEEAQRLRYQVFYEEFKAKPSQAMQVQKRDFDDFDKIADHLIVLFRNPESSREQIVGTYRLIRQEIAEKFGRFYSQDEYDIAPLIRSGQYLLELGRSCVLAPFRTKPILNLLWQGIADYITGHKIELLFGCASFSGTDIKALAPQLSYLHHYHPTQKDICPVALPDRYVEMNILPREAFNEKRTFVTLPPLIKGYLRLGATIGAGAVIDEQFNTTDVCIVVQTSLMTERYRKYFERKIQKTMPGTSGQDSNGE
- a CDS encoding low molecular weight phosphotyrosine protein phosphatase is translated as MSSVLFVCTGNICRSPTAEGVLRHKLQSLGVLDRFSIDSAATHSYHTGHPPDDRTVAVAREYGVELGDLRARTVKAADFQDFQTILAMDRNHLRILKTMTPDLYAGELRLFLDYCPGMEGQDVPDPYYGEIRGFHDVYALIERGVDGFMRSLLDA